Proteins encoded in a region of the Benincasa hispida cultivar B227 chromosome 2, ASM972705v1, whole genome shotgun sequence genome:
- the LOC120071662 gene encoding uncharacterized protein LOC120071662: MGRGRGKGRKLTVTNHDDAGSGEEEKIPVQKRRGRPQKPLKDEIDEEEAEKIEDEDSENLKGSDIVSKEMKSPPAAENGKRRRRNSQVKEKLDPVKDENGDGTRSSTDESTRSNGFRHNGSRRKSKPRRAAEAGVNCK; this comes from the coding sequence ATGGGTAGAGGTCGAGGAAAGGGGAGGAAGTTGACCGTCACGAATCATGACGATGCTGGAAGTGGTGAGGAAGAGAAGATTCCTGTGCAAAAGCGAAGGGGAAGGCCACAGAAGCCGTTGAAGGATGAGATTGATGAGGAAGAAGCTGAAAAGATCGAAGATGAGGACAGCGAGAACCTGAAAGGCAGTGACATTGTGAGCAAGGAGATGAAAAGCCCACCTGCAGCAGAGAATGGGAAAAGGAGGAGAAGAAACTCACAGGTGAAAGAAAAGCTTGATCCGGTCAAAGATGAAAATGGGGACGGAACACGATCGAGCACTGATGAATCAACAAGATCAAATGGATTTCGTCACAATGGAAGCAGGCGAAAAAGCAAACCCCGGCGAGCTGCTGAAGCGGGTGTTAACTGCAAGTGA